The proteins below are encoded in one region of Bremerella sp. P1:
- a CDS encoding TadE/TadG family type IV pilus assembly protein, with protein sequence MTCKTRVARFGRSRRRSDRSGATLIEFAIVGPTLFLLLFGFLILTLGVYRYQQVAYLARHGARYASTHGAQYRADNRLPSGDTATWIEDIRTNGVLPRSSGLVPDLVTVDADWSSGDNTSNTDSGKTGDFNKVVQNTVTVTVTYTWLPEAYLAGPISLSSNATVAMSY encoded by the coding sequence ATGACCTGCAAAACCCGCGTAGCCAGATTTGGAAGATCACGACGACGATCAGATCGGAGCGGGGCTACACTGATCGAATTCGCGATTGTTGGACCGACTCTCTTCCTCTTGCTGTTTGGTTTCCTCATCCTGACTTTGGGAGTTTACCGCTATCAGCAAGTCGCCTACCTGGCACGCCATGGTGCTCGTTATGCATCGACCCACGGTGCCCAGTACCGCGCCGACAACCGACTGCCGTCAGGCGACACTGCGACATGGATTGAAGATATTCGGACTAATGGCGTGCTGCCTCGAAGTTCCGGCCTCGTGCCGGACCTGGTTACCGTCGATGCCGACTGGAGTTCTGGCGATAACACATCGAATACCGACTCCGGTAAGACGGGTGATTTCAACAAAGTCGTTCAGAATACCGTCACCGTAACCGTTACTTACACCTGGCTACCCGAGGCCTATCTCGCTGGACCGATCAGCTTATCCAGCAACGCCACGGTAGCCATGTCTTACTAG
- a CDS encoding pilus assembly protein TadG-related protein, with amino-acid sequence MFPANSPVRNSGKVAVMVAVMLPTALIPILAIGVDGGNLMNDQREVQSAVDAAALQAATRLFIDNPDHVGNTKPVPQTSNALAEAIARLEDHGMMSDNCKVRTVNIPATSTNERVDGAPGTVEVEVQYQQARYFSRIWGGDDLIVTARSVARVRNFSQGVGILVLEEHDNKAFYGRGSGKLLVKDGNVTVNSDGATAAQTDGTTVVLGATGFDVTGGYTGEGYYLTPYPTAGPATPFTGSVPVPDPLRDLPEPSPSTLIPQTAPANEGPRDSTIELEPGYYSDRLFYDGPRNIFLKPGLYYLEEGIGFQGQVSVYGEGVTLFSAGSGDNNINIGGSGAWNLTAPTSGTYEGIVIFQSRNTADPETTSIIRGNGEAGLTGIVYTPTTKTTLTGGGEQYLEARFITRTFEINGSGTFIIDYPATKPDRLPSIELVE; translated from the coding sequence ATGTTTCCCGCAAACTCCCCAGTTCGCAATTCCGGCAAAGTAGCCGTCATGGTAGCGGTCATGCTACCCACGGCATTGATTCCCATTTTGGCCATTGGCGTCGATGGTGGGAACTTGATGAACGATCAGCGCGAGGTCCAATCCGCTGTGGATGCCGCGGCGCTGCAAGCGGCAACTCGCCTGTTCATTGATAATCCAGATCATGTTGGAAACACGAAGCCAGTACCCCAAACGAGCAACGCATTGGCGGAAGCCATAGCACGTCTCGAAGACCATGGCATGATGTCCGATAACTGCAAAGTTCGGACGGTCAACATTCCGGCCACCTCCACTAACGAACGCGTCGACGGAGCGCCAGGCACCGTCGAAGTCGAAGTCCAATACCAACAGGCCCGATATTTCTCTCGCATCTGGGGTGGTGACGATTTGATTGTCACCGCACGGTCGGTCGCCCGAGTTCGCAACTTCTCGCAGGGCGTGGGCATCCTCGTTCTAGAAGAACACGACAACAAAGCATTTTACGGCCGTGGTAGTGGAAAGCTACTGGTCAAAGATGGCAATGTCACCGTGAATTCTGATGGTGCCACCGCCGCTCAGACTGACGGTACGACGGTCGTTCTCGGTGCCACCGGTTTTGATGTCACCGGAGGTTATACCGGCGAAGGCTACTATCTAACGCCCTATCCAACCGCAGGCCCAGCCACTCCGTTTACAGGTTCAGTTCCTGTTCCCGATCCACTCCGCGACCTGCCCGAGCCAAGCCCCTCGACGCTGATACCCCAAACCGCGCCGGCAAATGAAGGCCCAAGAGATAGCACCATTGAGCTTGAGCCCGGTTACTATTCTGATCGGCTCTTCTACGACGGTCCTCGTAACATCTTCCTGAAGCCAGGGCTGTACTATTTGGAAGAAGGCATTGGCTTCCAGGGCCAGGTATCGGTCTACGGCGAAGGGGTCACCCTGTTCAGCGCTGGTAGCGGCGACAACAACATCAACATCGGGGGTAGTGGTGCGTGGAACCTCACCGCGCCCACAAGTGGCACCTACGAAGGCATTGTCATTTTTCAATCACGCAATACTGCCGACCCCGAAACCACCAGTATCATTCGTGGTAACGGCGAGGCAGGCCTGACGGGCATTGTGTACACCCCCACAACGAAAACGACGCTGACCGGGGGCGGTGAGCAATACCTCGAAGCACGATTCATCACGCGTACCTTCGAGATCAATGGTTCCGGGACCTTCATCATCGACTACCCAGCGACCAAGCCAGATCGCTTGCCCAGCATCGAGTTGGTCGAGTAA
- a CDS encoding c-type heme family protein, which produces MPSLSRVQGDIWIKNAARHLRTALPLVVILLATSLGQADPPEISAPTSQAEARARAMLLHETIHGTLQVVHRDFFLEDESRVIPSASMEDVFQSLEESYNVHLKWLVVETDVVNVDHKPEGAFEKAAVKALADRKPYLDAVEKDTYRFAGPIRLASQCLKCHVRNRKDTEDRTAGLIISMPILLDRQ; this is translated from the coding sequence ATGCCTAGCCTGTCCCGCGTACAGGGCGATATCTGGATCAAGAACGCAGCACGCCATCTGCGAACGGCACTACCCCTTGTCGTAATACTGTTGGCAACATCTCTTGGTCAGGCAGACCCGCCTGAGATCTCGGCTCCAACATCACAGGCCGAAGCCAGGGCTCGGGCCATGCTCTTGCACGAGACCATTCACGGGACACTCCAAGTCGTGCATCGCGACTTCTTTCTGGAAGACGAATCGCGCGTGATTCCGTCGGCCTCGATGGAGGACGTGTTTCAGTCACTCGAAGAGAGCTACAACGTGCACTTGAAGTGGCTGGTCGTCGAAACTGACGTGGTGAATGTCGACCACAAGCCGGAGGGGGCGTTTGAGAAAGCGGCTGTTAAAGCACTGGCCGATCGGAAGCCGTACCTGGATGCGGTTGAAAAGGATACCTATCGCTTCGCTGGCCCTATTCGCCTGGCATCGCAATGTCTGAAATGCCACGTGCGGAACCGGAAAGATACCGAGGACCGCACGGCCGGCCTGATCATCTCGATGCCGATCTTGCTGGACCGTCAGTAA
- a CDS encoding leucine-rich repeat domain-containing protein: protein MRPMNFFYRCATHWLIAPCVLLTFVGCVDETLPPQAQPPAASPAMTQVPEKTEATLPDNPLRNLPPTVADAWKSAGATQFAWMSLSEWGSVGVIPDSYATADDLPVFVFEQGWLANPQQPLPDPGFEYGVAFSESETLPDSLGPFLEYAPLDNCVAVRLWGNVASKSSVEKLDRLTNLHSLAFSEVREPDEFLKSVDQLKQLTRLEVSSVNKSNLTDAGLAELEGLDNIEWLCLTGGRITDAGMHVIPSLTRLQGLHLYRTDIGIGSIDDLLELKDLKYLDVRGTFIRDEGGQLPQMTQLQKLRLQASFDKQELEKVKEALPDCEIILK from the coding sequence ATGCGCCCCATGAACTTCTTCTACCGCTGTGCTACGCACTGGCTGATCGCGCCGTGTGTGCTTTTGACCTTCGTCGGTTGCGTTGATGAGACGCTGCCCCCCCAAGCCCAGCCCCCGGCAGCTAGTCCAGCAATGACACAAGTCCCGGAAAAAACCGAAGCAACACTGCCCGATAACCCCCTAAGGAATCTACCGCCAACCGTTGCCGACGCCTGGAAGTCAGCCGGGGCGACGCAGTTTGCCTGGATGAGTCTTTCAGAGTGGGGCAGCGTAGGTGTCATTCCCGATTCCTACGCGACAGCAGACGACCTGCCAGTTTTCGTCTTCGAACAAGGGTGGCTTGCGAACCCTCAGCAACCGTTACCTGATCCTGGCTTCGAGTACGGCGTGGCATTTTCTGAATCGGAAACCTTGCCTGACTCTCTCGGTCCATTTCTCGAATACGCCCCCTTGGATAATTGTGTCGCTGTACGTTTATGGGGAAACGTAGCAAGCAAATCATCGGTTGAGAAACTCGATCGCCTGACCAACTTGCACAGCTTGGCGTTTAGCGAGGTGCGCGAGCCCGATGAATTCCTGAAATCGGTTGACCAGTTGAAACAGTTGACTCGGCTAGAAGTCTCGAGCGTGAACAAAAGCAACCTGACCGATGCCGGCCTAGCGGAGTTAGAGGGCCTCGACAATATTGAGTGGCTTTGCCTGACTGGAGGACGCATTACCGATGCCGGGATGCACGTCATACCATCGCTAACACGTCTCCAGGGATTGCATCTATATCGGACCGATATTGGAATCGGCTCTATTGACGATTTGCTGGAATTAAAGGATCTGAAGTATCTCGACGTAAGAGGAACATTCATCCGTGACGAGGGAGGTCAGCTACCGCAAATGACGCAACTCCAGAAGTTACGCCTACAAGCGAGTTTCGACAAGCAAGAACTTGAGAAGGTAAAAGAAGCACTTCCAGACTGCGAGATCATACTGAAGTGA
- the pyrF gene encoding orotidine-5'-phosphate decarboxylase, with protein sequence MANFSDRLRDGIVRTAAPVVVGLDPRFESLPEALLRDHRDTQDPKVKAGLYLVFCRQVIDAVCQHVPAVKPQSAFFEELGPAGMIVLAEVIQYARQKGLLVILDAKRNDIGSTATAYAKGMLGANSPWQADCLTISPYLGDDSLTPFVETATANDAGLFCLVKTSNPGGKMLQDLVVDGQPIYRHVGAYVEGLAKQTIGECGLGAVGAVVGATYPDQLTELREAMPSTWFLVPGYGSQGGGAKDVAGGFNEAGLGAIVNNSRGIIFAYSREPYASKYEPTQWQRAVEDATLEMIADLQAETTAGKLKG encoded by the coding sequence ATGGCCAATTTTTCGGATCGTCTTCGCGATGGGATCGTTCGCACGGCAGCCCCAGTGGTAGTGGGCTTGGACCCTCGCTTTGAATCGTTGCCGGAAGCCCTGTTGCGGGACCATCGTGACACGCAAGATCCGAAGGTCAAAGCTGGCCTTTACCTGGTCTTTTGTCGTCAAGTAATCGACGCCGTCTGTCAGCACGTGCCAGCCGTCAAGCCGCAGTCCGCCTTCTTTGAAGAGCTGGGACCGGCCGGCATGATCGTGCTTGCCGAAGTGATCCAGTACGCCCGCCAGAAAGGCCTGCTGGTCATTCTGGATGCCAAGCGAAACGACATCGGCTCGACCGCAACCGCCTACGCCAAAGGGATGCTCGGGGCCAACAGCCCTTGGCAAGCCGACTGCCTGACGATCAGCCCTTACCTGGGTGACGATAGCCTGACGCCGTTTGTCGAAACGGCCACGGCGAACGATGCCGGCCTCTTCTGCCTGGTGAAGACCTCCAACCCCGGCGGCAAGATGCTGCAAGACCTGGTCGTTGATGGCCAGCCGATCTATCGTCACGTGGGCGCTTATGTCGAAGGCCTGGCCAAGCAAACGATCGGCGAGTGCGGCCTGGGCGCCGTGGGTGCGGTCGTTGGTGCGACGTATCCCGATCAGCTGACCGAATTGCGTGAAGCCATGCCCAGCACCTGGTTCCTGGTCCCCGGCTACGGCAGCCAAGGGGGCGGCGCAAAAGACGTCGCCGGCGGTTTCAACGAAGCGGGCCTCGGAGCGATCGTGAACAACAGCCGCGGGATCATCTTCGCCTACTCGCGTGAACCGTACGCATCGAAGTACGAGCCGACCCAATGGCAACGCGCGGTAGAAGACGCCACGCTCGAGATGATCGCCGACCTCCAGGCCGAGACGACCGCTGGCAAGCTGAAGGGGTAA
- a CDS encoding sodium:solute symporter family protein: MEIESSLKWLLAVTMVLYLVVMYGIGVIAQRKVHSAEDFLVAGRKLPLSFAWMTLLATWFGAGTMLTAADEVRSDGLTRAALDPFGAGFCLLIAGLFIAGPMWRMQLLTVPDFFRRKFGSTAELTSSLILVPSYFGWIAAQFTALAEVLQLFFGIPLVWGILIVAIVGTGYTLMGGMWSVTLTDAVQISLVLVGLLVLGGVVLFELGSGNMLVGITRVREETDPQMWTIIPTESFASLVGWIGVFAIGALGNLPGQDLMQRVFAANSERTAKWACLVAGVLYLLFGAIPLLLALAGNILFPEDMETKILPALAHAFLHPVVAVIFLVALLSAILSTIDSAILSPASVLAQNVFPRIGWADTLKSNRIAIVLVAVCSLLLSYAGESAYALLEEAYLLTMVGLFVPLIVGLYTSPCNSKAAVVSMLVGTGIWAVHFAMGWETFLPVVGFLETLELPISLSATTYAAIAYFCVQWPWRTRWTSATEQASP, from the coding sequence ATGGAAATTGAGTCGTCGCTCAAGTGGCTGCTGGCCGTTACGATGGTTCTTTACCTGGTGGTCATGTATGGGATCGGCGTGATTGCCCAGCGGAAGGTGCATAGCGCTGAAGACTTTCTGGTGGCCGGTCGCAAGTTGCCGTTGTCGTTTGCCTGGATGACGCTGCTGGCGACCTGGTTCGGGGCCGGCACCATGCTGACGGCTGCCGACGAAGTGCGCAGCGACGGCCTGACCCGCGCGGCGCTTGATCCCTTCGGGGCCGGCTTCTGCCTGTTGATCGCTGGGCTGTTTATCGCTGGCCCGATGTGGCGGATGCAACTGCTTACCGTGCCTGACTTCTTTCGCCGGAAGTTCGGTTCGACCGCCGAGCTGACCTCTTCCTTGATCCTGGTGCCGAGCTATTTCGGTTGGATTGCCGCGCAGTTTACGGCCTTGGCCGAAGTGCTGCAGTTGTTCTTTGGTATCCCACTGGTCTGGGGCATTCTGATCGTGGCGATCGTGGGAACCGGCTACACGTTGATGGGCGGGATGTGGTCGGTGACATTGACCGATGCGGTGCAGATCTCGCTGGTTCTGGTCGGGCTGCTCGTGCTGGGCGGCGTTGTGCTGTTCGAGTTGGGAAGCGGCAACATGCTGGTTGGCATCACTCGCGTTCGTGAAGAGACCGACCCTCAGATGTGGACGATCATTCCCACGGAAAGCTTTGCCAGCCTGGTCGGTTGGATCGGTGTGTTTGCGATCGGGGCACTCGGTAACTTGCCGGGTCAGGACTTGATGCAGCGGGTCTTCGCCGCCAATTCCGAACGAACGGCCAAGTGGGCCTGTCTGGTGGCGGGCGTGCTGTATCTTCTCTTCGGAGCGATACCTCTTCTGCTCGCGCTGGCAGGCAACATTTTGTTCCCCGAGGATATGGAGACGAAGATTCTACCGGCGTTGGCTCATGCGTTCTTACATCCGGTGGTCGCGGTGATCTTTCTCGTAGCGCTATTGTCGGCGATTCTGTCCACGATCGATAGCGCCATTCTTTCGCCGGCGAGTGTGCTGGCGCAGAACGTTTTTCCGCGCATCGGTTGGGCTGACACGCTCAAGAGTAACCGCATCGCCATCGTGCTGGTAGCCGTTTGTAGTCTGCTGCTTTCGTATGCCGGCGAAAGTGCTTACGCGCTGTTGGAAGAGGCCTACCTGTTAACGATGGTCGGACTGTTCGTTCCGCTGATCGTGGGCCTGTATACCTCGCCATGTAATAGCAAGGCCGCGGTTGTGAGCATGCTGGTCGGAACCGGCATCTGGGCCGTGCACTTCGCAATGGGTTGGGAAACGTTTCTGCCGGTGGTCGGCTTCTTGGAAACGCTGGAGTTGCCCATCTCCTTGAGCGCGACTACCTATGCCGCGATCGCTTATTTCTGTGTGCAGTGGCCATGGCGAACGCGCTGGACAAGCGCTACCGAGCAGGCGTCTCCTTGA
- a CDS encoding tetratricopeptide repeat protein — MFSSPLRRALKRGLKPGGDLVEELRGLDDYVISSQKDAEAICDALTTLPGDRSQNTRHFSTPLHELTGLFQDVEGRECPAFEELYEEGLPELIRIYDAMVDDATDEEVDDLLYVLKILAMYGSFAGAQKIVEAAQMPLKPDAYMWHVILSTFSEDHPQREFVLQALSDPLPSGFLAIGLLDSANGAAINGAFDEHPFDSPAGTKMLQEWLEDPDPEKFSYAHSATAALPFISNPPRDELLALAMEHPDTGVQIEAAWAAGELGRESGFQALAQFCLDVNHSETAQRYLEELDRADLIPSEAQDDSFQAKAEFSSWLSHPNELGKAPDSLEIVDHRQLVWPPEGETRPLWLIRYVLRDDTGLEEDDTDCGLVGSVTWCFFSYKMDQRPPEDVYAIHCYWEMEHEELIDETEVTDPEEYAGMLTKWTGDPLESPNITQVAEISPKLNIPARFVALASAKLNGEDGHVVLDGPRSTWYPKAEQPTDTHESVILKIHVGRQLLGFEDQPDRTRYLTEETPSRTPEEYVAAYEKLLDEATDSNCPNQKKLLGNHSLLASHFDRYIELLVKTKQVDRNEAIIGAYQRLLTAAQEATESVQEEAFDSFGVLGGSFDAYVDALKEKSRESEIVASVEAFEPHWRHNLGYGRLGRAAYLAGQYDAAEPFFLNIRDGMESYHRSETMSMLAQIWHKRGDEQQARELLMDCLKQTRKDFQESEYLSDRKMFAESYQGHRETYLRLFTDGEAELEQEGLPVELG; from the coding sequence GTGTTCAGTAGTCCTCTGCGACGCGCCCTTAAGCGTGGCCTCAAGCCAGGTGGTGATTTGGTCGAAGAGCTGCGCGGCCTCGATGACTATGTGATTAGTTCCCAGAAGGATGCCGAGGCCATATGCGATGCCCTGACCACGCTGCCCGGCGATCGCTCGCAAAACACGCGGCACTTTTCGACGCCGCTGCATGAACTGACCGGGCTCTTTCAAGACGTCGAAGGCCGGGAGTGCCCCGCGTTTGAGGAACTGTATGAAGAAGGCCTGCCGGAGCTGATCCGAATCTACGATGCGATGGTCGATGACGCCACCGACGAAGAGGTCGACGACCTACTGTACGTGCTGAAGATTCTGGCCATGTACGGATCCTTCGCTGGTGCTCAGAAGATTGTTGAAGCGGCGCAGATGCCGCTCAAGCCGGATGCCTACATGTGGCATGTCATCCTGTCGACCTTCTCCGAAGATCATCCGCAGCGAGAATTTGTTTTACAGGCACTCAGCGATCCCCTCCCCTCTGGCTTCTTGGCGATTGGATTACTTGATAGCGCCAACGGTGCGGCAATCAACGGTGCCTTCGATGAGCATCCGTTCGACTCGCCGGCCGGCACGAAGATGCTCCAAGAGTGGTTGGAAGACCCCGACCCCGAGAAGTTCAGCTATGCCCATAGCGCGACGGCCGCGCTGCCATTTATCAGCAATCCGCCGCGCGATGAGCTGTTGGCTCTGGCCATGGAACACCCAGACACGGGCGTGCAGATCGAAGCTGCTTGGGCTGCCGGTGAGTTGGGACGCGAGAGCGGTTTTCAGGCGCTGGCCCAGTTTTGTCTGGACGTGAACCACAGCGAGACGGCTCAGCGTTACCTGGAAGAACTCGATCGCGCCGACCTGATTCCCAGCGAGGCCCAGGATGATTCGTTTCAGGCCAAGGCGGAGTTCTCGAGTTGGTTGTCTCATCCGAACGAACTTGGCAAGGCACCCGATTCCCTTGAAATCGTCGATCACCGACAGCTGGTCTGGCCACCGGAAGGTGAAACTCGGCCGCTGTGGCTGATTCGCTATGTGCTGCGTGACGATACCGGCCTGGAAGAAGACGACACCGATTGTGGCCTGGTGGGCAGCGTGACGTGGTGTTTCTTCTCGTACAAGATGGATCAGCGTCCGCCTGAGGATGTTTACGCGATTCACTGCTACTGGGAAATGGAGCACGAGGAGCTGATCGACGAGACCGAAGTGACCGATCCCGAAGAGTACGCCGGCATGCTTACCAAGTGGACCGGAGACCCGCTTGAATCGCCCAACATCACGCAGGTAGCCGAGATCTCGCCGAAGCTCAACATCCCTGCCCGGTTTGTTGCCTTGGCGTCGGCGAAGCTCAACGGGGAAGATGGCCATGTTGTACTCGATGGTCCGCGCAGCACCTGGTATCCGAAAGCCGAGCAGCCGACCGACACGCACGAAAGCGTGATCTTGAAGATCCACGTCGGCCGGCAGTTGTTGGGCTTCGAAGATCAGCCTGATCGAACGCGTTACCTGACCGAAGAGACTCCGAGCCGAACGCCGGAGGAGTACGTCGCTGCGTATGAAAAGCTGCTCGACGAAGCGACCGATTCCAACTGCCCCAATCAAAAGAAACTGCTCGGCAACCACAGCTTGTTGGCCAGCCACTTCGATCGCTACATCGAATTGTTGGTCAAGACGAAGCAGGTCGATCGTAACGAAGCGATCATCGGTGCCTACCAGCGACTGTTGACCGCGGCACAAGAGGCCACGGAGTCGGTGCAGGAAGAAGCGTTCGATTCGTTCGGCGTCCTGGGTGGCAGCTTCGACGCCTACGTTGACGCTTTGAAAGAGAAAAGCCGCGAGTCGGAGATTGTCGCTTCGGTCGAAGCGTTCGAACCTCACTGGCGGCATAACCTCGGCTACGGACGCCTCGGCCGGGCGGCCTACCTGGCCGGCCAGTACGATGCCGCCGAGCCTTTCTTCTTGAACATTCGCGACGGCATGGAGAGCTACCACCGCAGCGAAACGATGAGCATGCTCGCCCAAATCTGGCACAAGCGAGGCGACGAACAACAGGCCCGCGAATTGCTGATGGATTGCCTGAAGCAAACCCGCAAAGACTTCCAGGAAAGCGAGTACCTCTCTGACCGCAAGATGTTCGCCGAAAGCTACCAGGGACATCGCGAAACCTATTTGCGATTATTCACTGATGGTGAGGCAGAACTTGAACAGGAAGGTCTGCCGGTCGAGCTCGGTTAG